A stretch of Pseudorhodobacter turbinis DNA encodes these proteins:
- the ppk2 gene encoding polyphosphate kinase 2 yields the protein MAAKTAKKSGKAQKVKKARKSVGVEQQIPVTTETLRMTFEQGKYPYKRKMKRKTYEAEKAQLQAELLKVQLWAQETGQKFVVLMEGRDAAGKGGTIKRFMEHLNPRYARVVALSKPGERETGQWFFQRYLEHLPTKGEIVFFDRSWYNRAGVERVMGFCNPAEYLEFMRQAPQVEQMLVRSGIRLYKYWFSVTQEEQRARFKSRETDPLKRWKLSPIDKASLGRWDDYTEAKEAMFFYTDTADAPWTVVKSNQKKRARLNCMRHFLASLDYPGKDVAVVGQPDPLIVGKADQVINMEEASAVPLDISRPTNAKLNGRADAHA from the coding sequence ATGGCTGCGAAGACGGCGAAGAAATCCGGTAAGGCCCAAAAGGTCAAAAAAGCACGTAAATCCGTAGGTGTGGAGCAACAAATTCCCGTCACCACCGAGACGTTGCGCATGACATTCGAGCAAGGCAAATACCCCTACAAACGCAAGATGAAGCGTAAAACATATGAGGCCGAGAAAGCGCAGCTTCAGGCCGAACTGTTGAAGGTGCAGCTTTGGGCGCAAGAAACCGGACAGAAGTTCGTGGTCTTGATGGAGGGCCGCGATGCCGCCGGCAAGGGCGGAACCATCAAACGGTTTATGGAGCATCTCAACCCGCGCTATGCCCGCGTGGTGGCCCTTTCCAAACCCGGTGAGCGTGAAACGGGCCAGTGGTTTTTCCAACGCTATCTGGAACATCTGCCCACCAAGGGCGAGATCGTTTTCTTTGACCGTTCATGGTACAACCGCGCCGGTGTGGAACGGGTGATGGGCTTTTGTAACCCTGCGGAATATCTGGAATTCATGCGTCAGGCCCCACAGGTCGAACAGATGCTCGTCCGCTCCGGTATCCGGCTTTATAAATACTGGTTCTCGGTCACCCAAGAGGAACAGCGCGCCCGCTTCAAAAGTCGCGAAACAGACCCGCTTAAACGCTGGAAGCTGTCGCCCATCGACAAGGCCTCCTTGGGGCGTTGGGATGATTATACCGAAGCCAAGGAGGCGATGTTCTTTTATACCGACACCGCCGATGCGCCTTGGACTGTCGTGAAGTCCAACCAGAAAAAGCGCGCGCGGCTAAACTGTATGCGGCACTTTCTGGCAAGCCTCGATTACCCCGGCAAGGATGTCGCTGTGGTCGGCCAGCCCGATCCGTTGATCGTCGGCAAGGCCGATCAGGTTATCAATATGGAAGAGGCCTCCGCGGTGCCGCTGGATATTTCCCGGCCCACAAACGCAAAGCTCAATGGTCGGGCAGACGCGCACGCCTGA
- the parE gene encoding DNA topoisomerase IV subunit B, translating into MANDLLSAVPETYDANDIEVLEGLEPVRKRPGMYIGGTDERALHHLVAEVLDNSMDEAVAGHATRIEVELHADYSITIRDNGRGIPVDPHPKFPGKSALEVILCTLHAGGKFSGKAYETSGGLHGVGASVVNALSDIMRVEVARNKELYVQEFSRGIPQGPVEKVGAAPNRRGTSVMFHPDPQIFGSLQFKPARLMKMVRSKAYLFSGVEIRWKTAVPDGDTPMEAVFHFPGGLADYLGESLTGATTYAERPFAGKVGFQEKFGQPGSVEWAINWTPSRDGFIQSYTNTVPTPEGGTHEAGFWTAILKGIRAYGDLVKNRKAELITRDDMMTGGCALISVFIREPQFVGQTKDRLATEEAAKLVEGSVRDHFDNWLASDTKSAGAILDFLVLRAEERLRRRQEKETARKSATKRLRLPGKLTDCTAKNRAGTELFIVEGDSAGGSAKGARNRVNQALLPLKGKILNVLGAASNKLHDNSEIRDICEALGVQMGPKFKVDDLRYDKIIIMTDADVDGAHIAALLMTFFFTQMRPLIDQGHLYLACPPLYRLTQGAKRLYVSDDAEKDYWLEKGLGGKGKIDVQRFKGLGEMDAKDLKETTMQPESRKLIRVSIDEDEPGETSDLVERLMGKKPELRFQYIQENAQFVEELDV; encoded by the coding sequence ATGGCCAATGATCTCCTCTCCGCCGTACCGGAAACCTATGATGCGAATGACATCGAGGTGCTGGAGGGGCTGGAGCCTGTGCGCAAGCGCCCGGGCATGTATATCGGCGGTACGGATGAACGCGCGCTGCACCATCTGGTGGCCGAGGTGCTTGATAACTCCATGGATGAGGCGGTGGCGGGACACGCCACGCGGATCGAGGTGGAACTGCATGCAGATTACTCCATCACCATCCGCGATAACGGCCGCGGCATCCCGGTTGATCCGCACCCGAAGTTCCCCGGTAAATCCGCGCTTGAGGTTATCCTTTGCACCCTGCACGCAGGCGGCAAGTTTTCGGGCAAGGCCTATGAGACATCGGGCGGTTTGCACGGGGTGGGTGCGTCCGTCGTAAACGCGCTGTCCGATATCATGCGCGTCGAGGTGGCCCGCAACAAAGAGCTTTACGTGCAGGAGTTTTCGCGCGGCATCCCGCAAGGGCCGGTGGAAAAGGTGGGGGCTGCCCCCAACCGGCGCGGCACCTCTGTGATGTTCCACCCAGATCCGCAGATCTTTGGATCGTTGCAATTCAAGCCTGCGCGTCTGATGAAGATGGTCCGCTCCAAGGCCTATCTGTTTTCGGGGGTGGAGATCCGCTGGAAAACCGCCGTTCCCGATGGCGATACGCCGATGGAGGCGGTATTCCACTTTCCCGGCGGGCTTGCCGATTATCTGGGCGAAAGCCTGACAGGCGCCACGACCTATGCCGAGCGTCCCTTTGCGGGCAAGGTCGGCTTTCAGGAAAAATTCGGCCAACCGGGTTCGGTGGAATGGGCGATTAACTGGACGCCTTCGCGGGATGGCTTCATCCAGTCCTATACCAATACCGTGCCCACCCCCGAGGGCGGCACCCATGAGGCAGGCTTCTGGACGGCGATCCTGAAGGGCATTCGTGCCTACGGCGATTTGGTGAAAAACCGCAAAGCCGAGCTGATCACCCGCGATGATATGATGACAGGTGGCTGCGCGCTGATTTCGGTGTTCATCCGCGAGCCGCAGTTTGTCGGCCAAACCAAGGACCGTCTGGCGACAGAAGAGGCCGCAAAGCTGGTCGAGGGTTCGGTGCGCGACCATTTCGACAACTGGCTGGCCTCGGATACCAAATCAGCGGGGGCGATCCTCGACTTTCTGGTGCTGCGCGCCGAAGAGCGTCTGCGCCGTCGTCAGGAAAAAGAAACCGCCCGTAAATCGGCCACCAAAAGGCTGCGCCTTCCGGGAAAGCTGACCGATTGCACCGCGAAAAACCGCGCGGGCACGGAATTGTTTATCGTGGAGGGGGACTCGGCCGGTGGGTCGGCCAAGGGCGCGCGCAACCGGGTCAATCAGGCGCTTTTGCCGTTGAAGGGCAAGATCCTGAACGTGCTGGGGGCGGCCTCGAACAAGCTGCATGACAACTCCGAGATCCGCGATATCTGTGAGGCCTTGGGCGTGCAGATGGGGCCGAAATTCAAGGTTGATGATCTGCGCTATGACAAGATCATCATCATGACCGATGCGGATGTCGACGGCGCCCATATCGCGGCGCTGTTGATGACGTTTTTCTTTACGCAGATGCGCCCGTTGATTGACCAAGGGCACCTTTATCTGGCTTGCCCGCCGCTGTACCGGCTGACGCAAGGGGCCAAGCGGCTCTATGTTTCCGATGATGCGGAAAAGGATTACTGGCTGGAAAAAGGCCTTGGCGGCAAGGGCAAAATCGACGTGCAGCGCTTTAAGGGTCTGGGTGAGATGGATGCCAAAGACCTTAAAGAAACCACGATGCAGCCCGAAAGCCGCAAGTTGATCCGCGTTTCAATCGATGAGGATGAACCGGGTGAAACCAGCGATCTGGTCGAGCGGCTGATGGGAAAAAAACCCGAGCTTCGGTTTCAGTACATTCAGGAAAACGCGCAGTTTGTGGAGGAGCTGGACGTTTGA
- a CDS encoding CTP synthase gives MARYIFITGGVVSSLGKGLASAALGALLQARGYSVRLRKLDPYLNVDPGTMSPFEHGEVFVTDDGAETDLDLGHYERFTGVPARKTDSVSSGRIYSNVLEKERRGDYLGKTIQVVPHVTNEIKDYLHIGEDEVDFMLCEIGGTVGDIEGLPFFEAIRQFIHERPRGECILLHLTLLPYLAASGELKTKPTQHSVKELQSIGLAPDVLLLRSEHPIPEKEREKIALFCNVRKESVIAAYDLKTIYEAPLAYHREGLDQAVLDAFGISPAPRPNLTRWEDVMDRMTNAEGEVRVAIVGKYTQLGDAYKSIAEALTHGGMANRTRVRVDWVDSELFEREDPAPHLQPYHAILVPGGFGERGTEGKIKAVEFARTRGVPYLGICLGMQMAVIEAARNLAGLKDAGSEEFDHEAGAKRFTPVIYHLKEWVQGSHVVERKVTDDKGGSMRLGAYNATLTPGSKVAEIYGTTQIEERHRHRYEVDMTYREKLEAKGLIFSGISPDGRLPEIVEVKGHPWFIGVQFHPELKSKPFAPHPLFADFIRAAVEASRLV, from the coding sequence ATGGCACGTTATATCTTCATCACCGGCGGTGTTGTCTCCTCTCTTGGCAAGGGTCTTGCCTCGGCAGCTTTGGGCGCGCTTTTACAGGCGCGCGGCTACTCGGTGCGGCTGCGCAAGCTTGACCCCTACCTGAACGTTGACCCCGGCACGATGTCGCCTTTTGAACATGGTGAGGTTTTCGTGACCGATGACGGTGCGGAAACCGATCTTGATCTTGGCCATTACGAACGCTTTACTGGCGTGCCAGCGCGCAAAACCGATAGCGTCTCTTCTGGCCGGATCTATTCCAACGTTTTGGAAAAGGAACGTCGCGGCGATTATCTGGGCAAGACCATTCAGGTCGTCCCCCATGTGACCAATGAGATCAAGGACTACCTCCACATCGGTGAGGATGAGGTTGATTTCATGCTGTGTGAAATCGGCGGCACCGTGGGCGATATCGAAGGCCTGCCCTTCTTTGAGGCGATCCGCCAGTTTATCCATGAGCGCCCGCGCGGCGAGTGCATTTTGCTGCACCTCACGTTGCTGCCCTATCTGGCCGCCAGCGGTGAATTAAAAACCAAACCGACCCAACACTCAGTCAAGGAACTGCAAAGCATCGGCCTTGCGCCGGACGTTCTGCTGCTGCGCTCCGAACATCCTATCCCGGAAAAAGAGCGTGAGAAGATCGCGCTGTTCTGCAACGTCCGCAAAGAGTCGGTGATCGCCGCCTATGACCTAAAAACTATCTATGAGGCCCCCCTCGCCTATCACCGCGAAGGGTTAGACCAAGCCGTGCTGGACGCTTTTGGTATTTCGCCCGCACCGCGCCCCAACCTGACCCGTTGGGAAGATGTGATGGACCGCATGACCAACGCCGAAGGCGAAGTGCGCGTGGCCATTGTTGGCAAATATACCCAGCTTGGCGATGCCTATAAATCGATTGCCGAGGCGCTGACCCATGGTGGCATGGCCAACCGCACCCGTGTGCGCGTCGATTGGGTCGACAGCGAGCTGTTTGAGCGCGAAGACCCTGCCCCGCATCTGCAACCCTACCACGCGATCCTTGTCCCCGGCGGCTTTGGCGAACGCGGCACCGAGGGCAAGATCAAGGCGGTTGAATTTGCCCGCACCCGTGGCGTGCCCTATCTGGGTATTTGTCTTGGCATGCAAATGGCGGTAATCGAAGCCGCCCGCAACCTCGCAGGCCTCAAGGATGCGGGTTCCGAGGAATTCGACCATGAGGCCGGTGCAAAACGGTTCACACCCGTGATTTACCACCTGAAAGAATGGGTGCAGGGCAGCCATGTGGTGGAACGCAAAGTGACCGACGACAAGGGCGGATCCATGCGCTTGGGGGCCTATAACGCCACGCTGACGCCCGGATCAAAAGTGGCAGAAATCTATGGCACGACCCAGATCGAGGAACGCCACCGCCACCGCTATGAGGTCGACATGACCTACCGTGAAAAGCTGGAGGCCAAAGGCTTAATCTTTTCCGGCATCTCGCCCGATGGTCGCCTGCCCGAGATTGTCGAGGTCAAAGGCCACCCGTGGTTCATCGGCGTGCAATTCCACCCCGAGCTGAAATCCAAACCCTTCGCCCCCCACCCGCTGTTCGCCGACTTTATTCGTGCGGCAGTAGAGGCGTCACGGCTGGTTTAA
- the secG gene encoding preprotein translocase subunit SecG, translating into MENVVLTIHLILALCLIGVVLLQRSEGGGLGMGGGGGGGAMSGRAAATALTKLTWLLALGFIITSISLTLIAAKGASGTSVVDQFGGTISAPAVPEAPLGTDLLPPAPADAPLTPPRADDGTTTGN; encoded by the coding sequence ATGGAAAACGTCGTTCTTACCATCCACCTGATCCTTGCACTTTGCCTGATTGGCGTTGTGTTGCTCCAACGTTCCGAAGGGGGCGGCTTGGGTATGGGCGGCGGTGGTGGCGGTGGTGCCATGTCGGGCCGCGCGGCGGCGACGGCGCTTACCAAGCTGACATGGCTTTTGGCGCTCGGCTTTATCATCACCTCCATCTCGCTGACCTTGATTGCTGCCAAAGGCGCGTCGGGTACATCTGTGGTGGACCAATTCGGCGGCACAATCTCTGCGCCCGCAGTCCCTGAGGCACCGCTGGGCACCGATTTGTTGCCACCAGCGCCTGCTGATGCGCCCCTGACCCCGCCACGTGCGGATGACGGCACCACCACCGGTAATTAA
- a CDS encoding adenylosuccinate synthase, translating to MANVVVVGAQWGDEGKGKIVDWLSERADVIARFQGGHNAGHTLVIDGKVYKLSLLPSGIVRGGKLSVIGNGVVLDPWHLIMEIEKLRAQGVEITTENLMIAENAPLILPVHGELDRAREDQTAVAKIGTTGRGIGPAYEDKVGRRAIRVADLADDATLELRVDRLLTHHDALRRGLGLEPIDRDALLAQLREIAPQVLPYAQPVWKVLNEARRAGKRILFEGAQGALLDIDFGTYPFVTSSNVIAGQAATGTGLGPGAIDFVLGIVKAYTTRVGEGPFPAELDDADGIRLGERGHEFGTVTGRKRRCGWFDAVLVRQTCATSGVTGIALTKLDVMDGFPIIKICVGYDLDGKRLDYLPTAADQQARCTPIYEEMEGWTEDTAGARSWADLPGAAIKYVRRIEELIQCPVALLSTSPERDDTILVTDPFAD from the coding sequence ATGGCCAATGTTGTGGTAGTCGGCGCCCAATGGGGTGACGAAGGAAAAGGCAAGATTGTGGACTGGCTGTCGGAACGTGCCGATGTCATCGCGCGGTTTCAAGGCGGGCATAACGCGGGCCATACGCTGGTCATTGACGGCAAGGTATATAAGCTGTCGCTACTGCCCTCGGGCATTGTGCGCGGTGGCAAGTTGTCGGTTATCGGCAATGGCGTGGTTCTGGACCCTTGGCACCTGATCATGGAGATTGAGAAGCTCCGCGCGCAGGGCGTTGAGATTACGACCGAAAACCTGATGATCGCGGAAAACGCGCCATTGATTCTGCCTGTGCACGGAGAATTGGACCGCGCGCGTGAAGATCAGACTGCCGTTGCCAAAATCGGTACCACGGGCCGCGGCATTGGTCCGGCCTATGAGGATAAAGTCGGCCGTCGTGCGATTCGTGTCGCCGATCTGGCAGATGATGCGACGCTGGAGCTGCGCGTTGACCGTCTGTTGACCCACCACGATGCGCTGCGCCGCGGGCTTGGCCTTGAGCCGATTGACCGTGATGCGCTGCTGGCGCAACTGCGTGAGATCGCGCCGCAAGTGCTGCCCTATGCGCAGCCGGTCTGGAAAGTGCTGAACGAGGCGCGTCGTGCAGGTAAACGGATTTTGTTTGAAGGGGCGCAGGGCGCGCTTTTGGACATCGACTTCGGCACCTATCCGTTCGTGACCTCTTCCAATGTGATTGCAGGGCAGGCCGCGACGGGCACGGGCCTTGGGCCAGGCGCGATTGATTTCGTGCTGGGCATCGTAAAGGCCTATACCACCCGCGTCGGCGAAGGCCCGTTCCCGGCCGAGCTGGACGATGCCGATGGCATCCGTCTAGGCGAACGCGGGCATGAGTTCGGCACAGTTACCGGGCGCAAACGTCGTTGCGGCTGGTTCGATGCGGTTCTGGTGCGCCAGACCTGTGCGACCAGTGGTGTGACCGGCATTGCGCTGACCAAGCTGGATGTGATGGACGGTTTCCCGATCATCAAGATCTGTGTCGGCTATGATCTGGATGGCAAGCGGTTGGATTATCTGCCCACGGCCGCTGATCAGCAGGCCCGCTGCACGCCGATCTATGAAGAGATGGAAGGCTGGACTGAAGACACTGCCGGCGCGCGCTCTTGGGCCGATCTTCCGGGGGCGGCGATCAAATATGTGCGCCGGATCGAAGAGTTGATCCAATGCCCCGTCGCATTGCTCTCCACCAGCCCGGAACGTGATGATACGATTCTTGTCACAGACCCCTTTGCAGATTGA
- a CDS encoding DUF2842 domain-containing protein encodes MKLSYKARRRWSLVLLLVGLPLYIAAALFVVSLFDRPPFWLELIVYVFLGFLWILPFKFVFLGVGKANPDAE; translated from the coding sequence ATGAAACTTTCATATAAAGCACGGCGGCGCTGGTCATTGGTTTTGCTGTTGGTGGGCTTGCCGCTTTATATCGCGGCGGCCTTGTTCGTGGTTTCCCTATTTGACCGGCCGCCGTTCTGGTTGGAACTTATCGTCTACGTCTTCTTGGGGTTCTTGTGGATACTGCCGTTCAAATTTGTCTTCCTCGGGGTGGGCAAGGCTAATCCGGACGCCGAGTAA
- the acnA gene encoding aconitate hydratase AcnA, translating to MTVTVGHDSTKARRTLTSGGSSIAYYSIPAAQEAGLGDFSRLPACLKVVLENMLRFEDGKTVSVDDIKAFGEWGANGGKNPREIAYRPARVLMQDFTGVPAVVDLAAMRDGIIGLGGNAQQINPLAPVDLVIDHSVMIDQFGTPRAFQMNVDREYERNMERYTFLKWGQNAFNNFRVVPPGTGICHQVNLEYLSQTVWTDKDQNGVEIAYPDTLVGTDSHTTMVNGLAVLGWGAGGIEAEAAMLGQPVSMLIPEVVGFRLTGTMVEGTTATDLVLKVVQMLRQHGVVSKFVEFYGDGLDRLPLADRATIANMAPEYGATCGFFPIDNETLRYLRNTGRDEARIALVEAYAKANGMWRDADYAPIYTSTLELDMGTIVPAISGPKRPQDFVALDVAATTFGEYVAGQRGTKDVTKKQENLWEGEGGQPEPVDIPGDTGHHNRGYVQTDDGHYQLHDGSIVIASITSCTNTSNPYVMIAAGLVARKAREKGLNRKPWVKTSLAPGSQVVTEYLEAADLQKDLDAIGFNLVGYGCTTCIGNSGPLEPAISKAINDYDLIATSVLSGNRNFEGRISPDVRANYLASPPLVVAYSLIGDMNVDITKASLGNDQDGNPVYLKDIWPSNAEIAELVESTVTRAAFLKKYADVFKGDEKWQGVQTPDSETYDWPPTSTYIQNPPYFQNMSKDPGVISDIKGARVLALLGDMITTDHISPAGSFKDTSPAGKYLVERQISPAEFNSYGSRRGNHEVMMRGTFANIRIKNEMLDGVEGGYTKGPDGAQTSIFDAAMAYQEAGTPLVIFGGAEYGAGSSRDWAAKGTALLGVKGVVAESFERIHRSNLVGMGVIPFEFTNGDTRKSLGLTGDEVINIEGLEGDLKPLSNVPCQITYADGKTKTIQIKCRIDTAIEKEYVEHGGVLPYVLRDLAKTA from the coding sequence ATGACCGTAACCGTCGGACATGACAGCACCAAAGCCCGCCGTACCCTTACCAGCGGTGGCTCATCCATCGCATATTACTCCATCCCCGCCGCACAAGAGGCCGGTTTGGGCGATTTCTCTCGCCTGCCTGCCTGCTTGAAAGTGGTGCTGGAAAACATGTTGCGCTTTGAAGACGGCAAGACCGTCTCGGTCGATGACATTAAGGCCTTTGGCGAATGGGGTGCCAATGGCGGCAAAAACCCGCGCGAAATCGCCTACCGCCCTGCCCGCGTCTTGATGCAGGATTTCACCGGTGTTCCGGCCGTGGTGGACCTTGCCGCCATGCGTGACGGTATCATCGGCCTTGGCGGAAACGCTCAGCAAATCAACCCTTTGGCTCCTGTTGATCTGGTCATCGACCACTCGGTCATGATCGATCAGTTCGGCACACCGCGGGCGTTCCAGATGAACGTGGATCGCGAATACGAACGCAATATGGAACGCTATACCTTCCTGAAATGGGGGCAGAACGCATTTAACAACTTCCGCGTTGTGCCGCCCGGCACTGGTATTTGCCATCAGGTCAACCTTGAATATCTGTCGCAAACCGTCTGGACAGACAAAGACCAGAACGGCGTGGAAATCGCCTATCCCGACACATTGGTCGGCACCGACAGCCACACCACCATGGTCAACGGCCTTGCCGTTCTTGGTTGGGGCGCTGGCGGTATTGAGGCCGAGGCAGCAATGCTCGGCCAGCCCGTATCGATGCTGATCCCCGAGGTCGTGGGCTTCAGGCTTACAGGGACGATGGTTGAGGGCACCACCGCCACCGACCTCGTGCTGAAAGTTGTGCAAATGCTGCGCCAGCATGGTGTGGTTAGCAAATTTGTCGAATTTTACGGTGACGGGCTGGATCGTTTGCCATTGGCCGACCGTGCGACTATCGCCAATATGGCACCGGAATATGGCGCGACTTGCGGCTTCTTCCCGATCGACAATGAAACCCTGCGTTACCTGCGCAACACAGGCCGCGACGAGGCCCGGATCGCGCTGGTCGAAGCCTATGCTAAAGCAAACGGCATGTGGCGCGACGCCGATTACGCCCCGATCTACACCTCCACGCTGGAGCTGGATATGGGCACCATCGTGCCAGCGATTTCCGGTCCAAAACGGCCACAGGATTTCGTGGCACTGGATGTGGCAGCAACAACATTTGGCGAATATGTGGCCGGTCAACGCGGCACCAAGGACGTCACCAAAAAACAAGAAAACCTTTGGGAAGGTGAAGGCGGTCAGCCCGAGCCAGTCGACATTCCCGGCGACACCGGCCACCACAACCGTGGTTACGTGCAGACGGACGATGGCCATTACCAATTGCATGACGGCTCTATCGTCATTGCGTCCATCACCTCTTGCACCAACACCTCCAATCCCTATGTGATGATCGCAGCAGGGCTGGTGGCGCGCAAAGCCCGCGAGAAAGGCCTGAACCGCAAGCCTTGGGTGAAAACATCGCTGGCCCCCGGGTCGCAAGTTGTGACCGAATATCTGGAAGCGGCTGATCTGCAAAAAGACTTGGATGCCATCGGCTTCAACCTTGTCGGCTATGGCTGTACAACTTGCATCGGCAACTCCGGCCCGTTGGAGCCAGCGATTTCCAAAGCGATTAACGATTACGACCTGATCGCCACGTCCGTTCTGTCGGGCAACCGCAACTTCGAAGGCCGGATCAGCCCCGATGTGCGCGCAAACTACCTTGCGTCACCACCGTTGGTTGTTGCCTACTCGCTGATAGGTGACATGAACGTCGACATCACTAAAGCCAGCCTTGGCAATGATCAGGACGGCAACCCCGTCTACCTCAAGGACATCTGGCCCTCGAATGCCGAGATCGCGGAATTGGTCGAAAGCACCGTTACCCGCGCGGCCTTCCTCAAGAAATACGCCGATGTGTTCAAGGGTGATGAGAAATGGCAGGGCGTGCAAACGCCGGATTCCGAGACCTACGACTGGCCTCCGACTTCGACCTACATCCAGAACCCGCCCTATTTCCAGAACATGTCCAAAGATCCGGGCGTGATTTCGGATATCAAAGGCGCGCGTGTTCTGGCGCTTTTGGGCGACATGATCACCACTGACCACATCTCGCCAGCGGGGTCGTTCAAGGACACCTCGCCTGCCGGTAAATATCTTGTGGAACGTCAAATCTCCCCGGCAGAGTTCAACTCTTACGGGTCGCGTCGTGGCAACCACGAGGTGATGATGCGCGGCACATTCGCCAATATCCGCATCAAGAACGAGATGCTGGACGGTGTTGAGGGTGGCTACACCAAAGGGCCGGACGGGGCGCAAACCTCTATCTTTGATGCGGCGATGGCCTATCAAGAGGCAGGCACACCGCTGGTTATCTTTGGCGGTGCGGAATACGGTGCAGGCTCCAGCCGTGACTGGGCGGCCAAAGGGACGGCGCTGCTTGGCGTCAAAGGCGTGGTTGCCGAATCCTTTGAGCGTATTCACCGGTCCAACCTCGTTGGTATGGGCGTGATCCCCTTTGAGTTCACCAATGGCGACACGCGCAAATCCCTTGGCCTGACCGGCGATGAGGTGATCAACATCGAAGGGCTGGAAGGCGATCTTAAGCCGCTTTCCAACGTTCCTTGCCAGATCACCTATGCGGACGGCAAAACCAAAACCATCCAGATCAAATGCCGGATCGATACGGCGATTGAGAAGGAATATGTCGAGCATGGCGGCGTGTTGCCCTATGTGCTGCGCGATCTGGCCAAAACTGCCTGA
- a CDS encoding DUF1223 domain-containing protein: MRHRFIPACAAFLAFAAPVFAQSEDAVVVELFTSQGCVSCPPADAILGKIDATAGVIALSLHVDYWDYLGWKDKFASPQFTARQKAYARHAREKMVYTPQVVVQGQARLIGNRGPEVEAAVNAQLKKAGRNGLQLDRQGDRVLITAAPVLGATGPIHVQLVRFSPSESVKIERGENAGKTITYHNVVKSWQILTDWNGTSPLSIEAAAPGGAPLVVILQATGPAEILSADVLR; the protein is encoded by the coding sequence ATGAGACACAGGTTCATACCCGCTTGCGCGGCATTTCTGGCATTTGCGGCGCCGGTCTTTGCGCAAAGTGAAGACGCGGTTGTGGTGGAGCTGTTTACGTCGCAAGGCTGCGTTTCCTGCCCTCCGGCAGATGCTATTTTGGGAAAGATTGATGCGACGGCAGGGGTGATCGCGCTGTCACTACATGTGGATTACTGGGATTATCTAGGTTGGAAGGATAAGTTTGCCAGCCCCCAATTCACTGCCCGTCAAAAAGCTTATGCGCGCCATGCCCGTGAAAAGATGGTCTATACCCCGCAGGTCGTGGTGCAAGGGCAAGCCCGGCTGATCGGCAATCGCGGTCCCGAGGTGGAAGCTGCAGTGAATGCCCAGTTGAAAAAGGCCGGGCGCAACGGGCTGCAATTGGACCGTCAAGGTGATCGCGTGTTGATTACGGCTGCACCGGTTTTGGGCGCGACCGGACCAATACACGTACAACTGGTCCGGTTTTCCCCATCGGAGTCTGTCAAGATTGAACGCGGTGAGAATGCAGGCAAAACGATCACGTACCACAATGTGGTTAAATCCTGGCAGATTCTGACCGATTGGAACGGCACCAGCCCTTTGTCTATTGAGGCGGCTGCACCGGGGGGCGCACCATTGGTGGTGATTTTACAAGCCACCGGCCCGGCCGAGATATTGAGCGCAGATGTTCTGCGCTAG
- a CDS encoding lysophospholipid acyltransferase family protein — protein sequence MTKTTVKKSRAERLRNLFIRGLINLLLALPYRWRVPLCGWVMAYIIGPIAGYDKRVRDNLALVMPDLPQAEVKRLMREVPRNVGRTLIEIYSGKEFIARATAEPLQGEGLAALDEAHAAGRPVILVTGHFGNYDASRAALIARGYNVGALYRPMGDPDFNAHYVKAISRIGTPVFPRGRAGLADMVRFLRGGGMLGLLMDQKISSGQPLSFMGQPAMTALSAADLALKYNALVVPTYAVRRGLDFDIIIEPPIPHSTPTEMTQALNDSLEKLVRQHMDQWFWIHRRWK from the coding sequence ATGACCAAAACCACTGTGAAAAAAAGCCGGGCAGAACGGTTGCGCAACCTGTTTATACGCGGGTTGATCAATCTGCTTTTAGCCCTGCCTTACCGTTGGCGCGTGCCGCTGTGTGGTTGGGTCATGGCCTATATCATCGGCCCGATCGCTGGATATGACAAACGTGTGCGCGACAATCTGGCGCTTGTGATGCCAGACCTGCCGCAAGCAGAGGTAAAGCGGCTGATGCGCGAGGTGCCGCGCAATGTGGGCCGCACCTTGATCGAGATTTACTCTGGCAAAGAATTTATCGCACGCGCCACCGCAGAACCGCTGCAAGGTGAGGGGCTGGCGGCCCTGGACGAAGCCCATGCAGCTGGTCGTCCGGTAATCCTCGTGACCGGCCATTTCGGCAATTATGACGCAAGCCGTGCAGCGCTTATTGCGCGCGGCTATAATGTCGGGGCGCTTTACCGCCCGATGGGGGACCCCGATTTCAACGCCCATTACGTCAAGGCGATTTCGCGCATCGGCACTCCGGTTTTCCCGCGGGGCCGTGCTGGATTGGCAGATATGGTGCGGTTTTTACGGGGCGGCGGCATGTTGGGCCTGCTGATGGATCAAAAAATCAGCAGTGGGCAGCCGCTCTCCTTCATGGGACAGCCCGCGATGACAGCCCTTTCGGCGGCCGATCTGGCGTTGAAGTATAATGCGCTGGTGGTGCCGACCTATGCCGTGCGCCGTGGCCTCGATTTCGATATTATTATCGAACCCCCGATCCCGCACAGCACGCCGACCGAAATGACACAAGCCCTGAACGATTCACTGGAAAAGCTGGTGCGTCAGCACATGGATCAATGGTTCTGGATCCACCGCCGCTGGAAATAA